From a single Shewanella denitrificans OS217 genomic region:
- the trmD gene encoding tRNA (guanosine(37)-N1)-methyltransferase TrmD, with amino-acid sequence MWLGVITLFPEMFRAVTDFGVTGRAVKNGLLELHTWNPRDFTHDRHSTVDDRPYGGGPGMLMMVQPLRDAIHAAKAAAGDGAKVIYLSPQGRKLDQHGVTELAKSDSLILVCGRYEGVDERIIQTEVDEEWSIGDYVLSGGELPAMTLIDSVARLVPGVLGKQASAEQDSFSEGLLDCPHYTRPEQLDGMDVPAVLLSGDHEKIRLWRLQQSIGRTFLRRPELFENLALTDEQTTLLAQFVNDTDKSA; translated from the coding sequence ATGTGGTTAGGGGTAATAACCCTGTTTCCAGAGATGTTTCGTGCTGTTACAGACTTTGGTGTTACGGGTCGCGCCGTGAAAAACGGCCTGCTTGAGTTGCACACCTGGAATCCTCGTGATTTCACCCATGATAGACACAGTACTGTGGATGACCGCCCTTATGGTGGTGGCCCGGGAATGTTAATGATGGTGCAACCTTTGCGTGATGCTATTCATGCAGCCAAAGCGGCTGCGGGTGATGGTGCGAAAGTGATTTATTTGTCTCCTCAGGGGCGCAAGCTGGATCAGCATGGCGTGACTGAGTTGGCTAAATCAGACAGTTTGATTCTAGTGTGTGGTCGATACGAAGGTGTCGATGAGCGCATTATCCAAACTGAAGTGGATGAAGAATGGTCTATTGGTGATTACGTGCTTTCGGGCGGCGAGTTACCGGCAATGACCTTAATCGATTCAGTGGCACGCTTAGTACCTGGTGTACTGGGCAAGCAAGCATCGGCAGAGCAAGATTCTTTCTCTGAAGGTTTACTGGATTGTCCTCATTACACTCGCCCAGAACAATTGGATGGTATGGACGTACCGGCAGTCTTATTAAGCGGCGACCACGAAAAAATTAGACTCTGGCGTTTACAGCAAAGTATCGGAAGAACTTTTTTGAGACGACCAGAATTATTTGAAAATCTAGCTCTGACTGACGAACAAACGACTTTATTAGCGCAGTTCGTAAATGATACGGACAAGTCCGCATAG
- the rimM gene encoding ribosome maturation factor RimM (Essential for efficient processing of 16S rRNA) yields MSDNQQPVVLGKLGSSHGIKGWLKITAYTDSVEGIFDYVPWLIKDQGVWREVKVTQWRFQGKAVVAELEGVTTREQAQMLTNCEIAILPEQMKELDDNDFYHRDLIGCEVTNVNGYNLGIVDQIVETGSNDVLLVKANAKDAFGKVERMIPFVTEQFIKQVDLQGKQIVVDWDPDF; encoded by the coding sequence ATGAGCGATAACCAACAGCCAGTCGTACTGGGTAAATTAGGCTCCAGTCATGGCATTAAAGGTTGGCTTAAAATCACTGCCTATACCGATTCTGTTGAAGGCATCTTCGATTACGTGCCTTGGTTGATTAAAGATCAAGGCGTGTGGCGTGAAGTTAAGGTCACCCAGTGGCGTTTTCAAGGTAAGGCTGTCGTGGCTGAACTTGAGGGCGTAACCACCAGAGAACAGGCGCAAATGCTCACAAATTGTGAAATTGCGATCCTGCCTGAACAAATGAAAGAGCTCGATGATAATGATTTTTATCACAGGGATCTTATCGGCTGTGAAGTGACCAATGTAAACGGCTATAACTTAGGTATTGTCGATCAGATCGTGGAAACAGGATCGAACGACGTACTGCTGGTTAAGGCTAACGCCAAAGATGCATTTGGCAAAGTGGAACGTATGATCCCCTTTGTCACCGAGCAATTCATCAAACAGGTGGACTTGCAAGGTAAACAGATTGTTGTGGATTGGGATCCTGACTTCTAA
- the rpsP gene encoding 30S ribosomal protein S16, with product MVTIRLARGGAKKRPFYNIVVADSRNARDGRFIERVGFFNPLARGQEETLRLDLDRVEHWVATGAATSDRVAKLIKDARKATA from the coding sequence ATGGTTACCATTCGTTTAGCTCGTGGCGGCGCAAAAAAGCGTCCATTTTACAATATCGTTGTTGCTGATAGCCGCAATGCTCGTGACGGTCGTTTCATCGAACGTGTTGGTTTTTTCAATCCATTGGCTCGTGGCCAAGAAGAAACTTTACGTTTAGATCTTGATCGTGTTGAGCATTGGGTTGCTACTGGCGCTGCAACATCTGACCGTGTTGCAAAGCTTATCAAAGACGCGCGTAAAGCTACTGCTTAA
- the ffh gene encoding signal recognition particle protein: MFENLTDRLSRTLKNISGRGRLTDDNIKETLREVRMALLEADVALPVVREFVNSVKERAVGQEVSKSLSPGQAFIKIVQSELEKAMGESNEALDLAAIPPAVIMMAGLQGAGKTTSVAKLGKLLRTRHKKSVLVVSADVYRPAAIKQLETLAAEVEVEFFPSDVSQKPLDIAKAAIAHAKLKFIDVVIVDTAGRLHVDEAMMDEIKQLHASINPVETLFVVDAMTGQDAANTAKAFNEALPLTGVILTKVDGDARGGAALSIRNITGKPIKFLGVGEKTDALEPFHPDRIASRILGMGDVLSLIEEVERGVDKDKAMKLASKVKSGGSFDLEDFREQLQQMKNMGGMMNMIEKLPGVGQLPPEALAQVQDGKMTGQMEAIINSMTAKERKNPDLIKGSRKRRIALGSGTQIQDVNRLLKQFTQMQKMMKKMSAKGGMKKMMRGMSGMMPPGMKFPGR, encoded by the coding sequence ATGTTTGAGAATCTAACCGACAGACTGTCGCGGACCCTAAAGAACATTAGTGGTCGTGGTCGCTTAACTGACGACAACATTAAAGAAACCCTACGAGAAGTGCGCATGGCGCTGCTCGAGGCTGACGTTGCTCTGCCAGTTGTCAGAGAATTCGTTAATAGCGTGAAAGAGCGCGCCGTTGGCCAAGAAGTATCTAAAAGCTTAAGTCCGGGTCAAGCCTTCATTAAAATCGTTCAGAGTGAGCTTGAAAAAGCCATGGGCGAGTCTAATGAAGCATTAGATTTAGCGGCAATACCGCCAGCTGTGATCATGATGGCTGGTCTGCAGGGGGCGGGTAAAACCACCTCTGTGGCCAAACTGGGTAAATTACTGCGCACTCGCCATAAGAAATCAGTACTTGTGGTCAGCGCCGACGTGTATCGCCCCGCGGCAATTAAACAGCTTGAAACCTTAGCCGCAGAAGTCGAGGTCGAATTTTTCCCATCGGATGTCAGCCAGAAGCCGCTCGATATCGCCAAGGCTGCCATTGCACATGCCAAGCTTAAGTTCATCGATGTGGTAATTGTCGATACAGCAGGTCGCCTGCATGTCGATGAAGCCATGATGGATGAAATCAAGCAGCTACACGCCAGCATTAATCCGGTTGAGACCTTATTTGTGGTCGATGCCATGACAGGTCAAGATGCGGCCAATACGGCTAAAGCCTTCAACGAAGCCTTGCCTTTAACCGGCGTTATCTTAACTAAGGTTGACGGCGATGCTCGCGGCGGCGCGGCGTTATCTATCCGTAATATCACTGGTAAGCCGATTAAGTTCTTAGGTGTGGGCGAAAAGACTGATGCCCTAGAGCCTTTTCATCCTGATCGCATCGCATCACGCATTTTGGGTATGGGTGATGTGCTGTCACTGATAGAAGAAGTGGAGCGCGGTGTCGATAAAGACAAAGCGATGAAGCTGGCCTCTAAGGTGAAGTCTGGCGGTAGCTTCGATTTAGAAGATTTCCGCGAGCAGCTGCAGCAAATGAAAAACATGGGCGGCATGATGAACATGATTGAAAAGCTGCCTGGTGTAGGCCAGTTGCCCCCAGAAGCCTTAGCCCAAGTCCAAGACGGCAAGATGACAGGTCAAATGGAAGCCATTATTAACTCCATGACGGCCAAGGAACGTAAAAACCCAGATTTAATCAAAGGCTCACGCAAACGCCGTATCGCCTTAGGTTCTGGCACGCAAATTCAAGATGTGAATCGTCTACTTAAGCAGTTTACACAGATGCAAAAGATGATGAAGAAGATGTCGGCTAAAGGCGGCATGAAGAAGATGATGCGCGGCATGAGCGGCATGATGCCACCAGGAATGAAATTCCCAGGGCGTTAA
- a CDS encoding HlyC/CorC family transporter translates to MDAISTSALLLFLFALILMSAYFSGSETAMMSLNRYRIRHLAATGHKGAIRALKLLDRPDRLIGLILIGNNLVNILASAIATIIGMRLFGDMGVAIATGVLTLVVLVFAEVTPKTFAALHPERIAFPSSILLGWLLILLSPLVKIINLITTGFLRLMGIKNVRTNDALSQEELRTVVHEAGALIPQRHQEMLLSILDLEKVTVEDIMISRSDIYAINVNDDFKLINRLVVQSPHTRVLVYRDTIDDAVGFIHLRDALRLQSKEQFSKSTLLRAVKELYFIPEGTPLNVQLTNFQQNKERIGLVVDEYGDIQGLVTLEDILEEIVGDFTTSMVTTASEDINIQQDGSYVIDATINIRDLNKEMKWDFPIDGPKTLNGLIIEHLEDIPAANTSLMLSGYFVEVIEVADNMVKSVRVITKHTPISTDDNDE, encoded by the coding sequence TTGGACGCTATATCTACCAGCGCACTCCTTCTTTTCTTATTCGCATTAATTCTGATGTCAGCTTATTTTTCTGGTTCAGAAACCGCAATGATGTCACTCAACCGCTATCGGATCCGCCACCTTGCTGCCACTGGGCACAAAGGCGCTATACGAGCACTTAAACTGCTCGACCGTCCGGACAGATTGATTGGCCTTATTCTCATCGGTAACAACCTAGTCAATATCTTGGCCTCAGCCATAGCCACCATCATAGGTATGCGCTTATTTGGCGATATGGGTGTGGCTATCGCCACAGGTGTGCTAACGCTAGTAGTACTGGTATTTGCCGAAGTGACCCCAAAAACCTTTGCTGCGCTGCATCCTGAACGCATTGCTTTCCCGTCCAGCATCTTGCTGGGTTGGTTGTTGATCTTGTTATCGCCGCTGGTGAAAATCATCAATTTAATCACCACTGGCTTTTTGCGCCTGATGGGGATTAAAAATGTTCGCACCAATGATGCATTGAGCCAAGAAGAATTGCGTACTGTGGTCCATGAGGCTGGCGCACTTATTCCCCAGCGTCACCAAGAGATGCTGCTATCTATCCTCGACCTTGAAAAAGTGACAGTGGAAGACATCATGATTTCACGCTCTGACATTTACGCCATCAACGTCAACGATGACTTTAAGCTCATCAACCGTTTAGTGGTGCAAAGTCCCCATACTCGCGTGCTGGTTTACCGTGACACCATAGACGATGCCGTTGGTTTTATTCACTTACGTGACGCATTACGCTTACAGTCTAAAGAGCAGTTCAGTAAATCCACCTTATTGCGGGCAGTGAAAGAGCTGTACTTCATTCCTGAAGGCACGCCACTTAACGTCCAGCTGACTAACTTCCAGCAAAACAAAGAGCGCATCGGCCTTGTGGTCGATGAATATGGTGACATTCAGGGCTTAGTGACACTTGAGGATATTCTTGAAGAAATCGTCGGTGACTTCACCACCTCTATGGTGACTACTGCCAGCGAAGACATTAATATCCAGCAAGATGGCAGCTACGTGATAGATGCGACGATTAACATTCGCGATCTCAATAAAGAAATGAAATGGGACTTCCCTATTGATGGCCCTAAGACACTAAACGGTCTTATCATCGAGCACTTAGAAGATATCCCAGCCGCCAACACCAGCTTAATGCTGTCAGGCTATTTTGTTGAAGTCATCGAAGTGGCCGACAATATGGTTAAGTCTGTTAGGGTTATCACCAAGCATACCCCAATCAGCACAGACGATAACGACGAATAA
- a CDS encoding cytochrome C assembly family protein, with translation MVIFPAVAMFFYCAALILVTSRLFHVSGPNRPTVAAMAAVAVLFHAFALSQAIFTTDGQNFSLTNVISLVNWIIAFTFTVLLLRLKVIIVVPVVYACSIISVALLWLLPPQYITHFELYPEILGHVVLSLMAYSALMIAALYAIQLWFIQQKLKSKQLVISSALPPLMTVEKQLYHLVIIGMSLLSLSLITGFIFLDDMFVDGKGHKAILSLLAWSVYAIMLWQHYTLGCKIRTAVLYTLSGAGLLTIGYFGARVVKELILK, from the coding sequence ATGGTTATTTTTCCTGCAGTAGCGATGTTTTTTTACTGTGCAGCACTTATTTTAGTCACCAGCCGTTTATTTCATGTCAGCGGCCCTAATCGCCCTACCGTGGCTGCCATGGCTGCGGTTGCCGTGCTGTTTCACGCCTTCGCCCTATCACAAGCCATTTTTACTACTGATGGGCAAAACTTCAGCCTGACCAATGTCATTTCCCTTGTGAACTGGATCATTGCCTTCACCTTCACTGTGCTGCTACTGCGGCTAAAAGTCATCATAGTCGTGCCTGTGGTGTACGCCTGTTCCATTATCTCTGTCGCGCTGTTGTGGTTGCTGCCACCGCAGTACATCACCCATTTTGAACTCTATCCCGAGATTTTAGGTCATGTGGTGCTGTCACTCATGGCCTATAGTGCCTTGATGATTGCCGCCTTATATGCCATTCAGCTGTGGTTTATTCAGCAAAAACTTAAATCCAAGCAATTAGTCATCAGCTCTGCCTTGCCGCCACTGATGACAGTCGAGAAACAACTGTATCACTTAGTGATTATTGGCATGAGCTTATTGAGCTTATCTCTCATCACAGGCTTTATCTTCCTCGACGACATGTTTGTCGACGGCAAAGGCCATAAAGCCATATTGTCTCTGCTCGCCTGGTCCGTGTATGCCATCATGCTATGGCAACATTACACCTTAGGCTGTAAAATTCGTACCGCAGTGCTTTATACCCTCTCGGGAGCCGGATTATTGACCATAGGCTATTTCGGTGCGAGAGTTGTTAAGGAACTGATTTTAAAGTAA